A stretch of DNA from Limnohabitans sp. MORI2:
GCATCGTGGCGCATGAAGTAGCCCACATCCAAGGTTTCCCACAAATCTTTATGGGCCTCGAACGGCAAGGCATACAAGGCGAGCATGGTGAGGGCTTCGGTCTTGCGTTGCTCCACTGCCGCATCGGCATCAGGGGCGCGTCCACCCAGCACACGGGCGGTGTAGCGGTAGAGGTCTTCCAGCAGCTTGCCTTTCCAAGCGTTCCACACCTTGGGGCTGGTGCCGCGAATGTCGGCCACGGTGAGCAAATACAAAGCCGTGAGGTTGCGCTCATTACCCACACGCTTGGCGAAGGCTTGAATCACATCGGGGTCGCTCAGGTCTTGCTTTTGCGCCACATGGCTCATGGTCAAGTGTTCACCCACCAAGAACTCGATGAGCTTGCCGTCTTCTTTGCTCAAGTCATGGTCGCGTGCAAATTTGCGCACTTCGCCACGGCCGAGTTGCGAGTGGTCCCCGCCACGGCCTTTGGCTATGTCATGGAACAAAGCAGCGGCAAACAAAATCCAAGGCTTGTCCCAGCCGGCCGCGAGTTGCGAGCAAAACGGATATTCGTGCGCATGCTCGGCCATGAAAAAGCGGCGCACATTGCGCAGCACCATGAGGATGTGTTGGTCTACGGTGTAGACGTGAAACAAGTCATGCTGCATTTGCCCCACGATGCGACGGAAAGGCCACAGGTAGCGACCCAGCACCGAGGTTTGGTTCATCAAACGGATGGCGTGCGTCATGCCGCTGGGCGCTTGCAAGATGCGCATGAACATCTCACGGTTGGCCGGATCAGCGCGGAACTTGCCGTCCATCAACGTGCGGGCGTTGTACAGCGCACGCAGGGTGCGTGCCGATAAGCCGCTGATGCCCACCGTGTTTTCGTACAACCAGAAGGTTTCCAAAATCGCGTGGGGGTTGTTTTGGTAGACGTCGTCGCTCGTCACTTCAAGCATGCCGGCCTTGTCGGCAAAGCGCTCGTTGATGGGGCGCAAGGTGTGTTGGTTGCTGCTCAGGCGCTCTTCGATGTTGAGCAACAAAATTTGGTTGAGCTGCGTCACCGCTTTGGCAGCCCAGTAGTAGCGCTTCATCAGCGCTTCGCTGGCAACGCGGGCGTTGAAGTTGCCTTCATCGTCGTTGCCCAGCCCCAAGCTCTGCGCCACGGCGTGCTGCATGTCAAACACCAAACGGTCTTCGCGGCGCTTGGCCGCTAAGTGCAAGCGGGTGCGGATGAGGGCCAAGGCATCTTCATTGCGCTTGAGCTGCTTGACTTCAAAATCGGTGGCCAAGCCTTTGCGTCCCAAACTCTCCCAGCTGTCGCCCAAGCCTGCGGCTTTGGCCACCCACAACACCACTTGCAAGTCGCGCAGGCCACCGGGTGATTCTTTGCAGTTTGGCTCCAGCGAATAAGGCGTGTTTTCAAACTTGGCGTGGCGTTGGCGCATCTCAGCGGTTTTGGCCACAAAGAACGCTTTGGGGTCTAACGCGATCGCGTAATGCTTTTGGAAGGTTTTGAACAGCTTGACGCTGCCCACCAAAAAACGCGCTTCCAAGAGCGAGGTTTGCACGGTGATGT
This window harbors:
- a CDS encoding [protein-PII] uridylyltransferase; the protein is MNALANLYRKDKAALLLAASGSTTPRSVNNLLHKLCNMTDTTLRTLWDAAGFDNNFCLAAVGGYGRGELYPYSDVDVLLLMPDGTSPEKDEHLKAQIEKFIGSCWDTGLEIGSSVRTVTECVQEASADITVQTSLLEARFLVGSVKLFKTFQKHYAIALDPKAFFVAKTAEMRQRHAKFENTPYSLEPNCKESPGGLRDLQVVLWVAKAAGLGDSWESLGRKGLATDFEVKQLKRNEDALALIRTRLHLAAKRREDRLVFDMQHAVAQSLGLGNDDEGNFNARVASEALMKRYYWAAKAVTQLNQILLLNIEERLSSNQHTLRPINERFADKAGMLEVTSDDVYQNNPHAILETFWLYENTVGISGLSARTLRALYNARTLMDGKFRADPANREMFMRILQAPSGMTHAIRLMNQTSVLGRYLWPFRRIVGQMQHDLFHVYTVDQHILMVLRNVRRFFMAEHAHEYPFCSQLAAGWDKPWILFAAALFHDIAKGRGGDHSQLGRGEVRKFARDHDLSKEDGKLIEFLVGEHLTMSHVAQKQDLSDPDVIQAFAKRVGNERNLTALYLLTVADIRGTSPKVWNAWKGKLLEDLYRYTARVLGGRAPDADAAVEQRKTEALTMLALYALPFEAHKDLWETLDVGYFMRHDAADIAWHTRQLSRSLSVAKSQDKPMGVTVRARLSPVGEGLQVMVYSPDQPDLFARICGYFDQAGFSIWDAKVHTATNGYALDTFQVVSGHFEEHYRDLINLVETGLSEAINEAKPLPAVGKGRQSRRVKSFPIAPRVTLQPDERAQKWLLSISASDRVGLLYSVARVLANHKVNLLLAKISTLGERVEDTFLIDGAALQQNKAQLEIETELLAALQA